From Anopheles arabiensis isolate DONGOLA chromosome 3, AaraD3, whole genome shotgun sequence, a single genomic window includes:
- the LOC120904886 gene encoding facilitated trehalose transporter Tret1-2 homolog has product MAEEKTTPMAALKQTLLSLSVSLSYYCIGLVRGYSAPAVPSMHATVPDLLPSKSIASWVSSIPPFGAFFGSLVAFPLMHRIGRKYTVLIASPLWVISWILIATANDWRVLFVARMLSGFGAGLSLPAAQVYVSECSDPKIRGVIGSLPALSMSVGILVMYIMGKFFHWRVLAWICCGMACCLFLAVACFPQSPVWLKTRKQYEKAHYSAKWLHLQGFSIDPKATSAVVERKEKQHPSPAEPTPKPFSKEALLRREILIPLGIGLVLLSIQQLSGIDAVVFFTVEIFHAAGSSMDGHLATIIVGTVQVLSNGAALFVVDRAGRKPLLIMSGLIMCLAMASMGAAFHLNSIGNTCFGYLPVVSLIVFMVGFSIGFGSIPFLLMGELFPTAQRSLLSSLAGSFNLAMMFTVIKTYHPLEDLITTSGTFLMYSVLCALGVVFVITCVPETKGRELESIQKLFERRPQPCSQLELGGEKASHDNPSFSAADETVHHHSKSIDTKL; this is encoded by the exons ATGGCAGAAGAAAAGACTACCCCAATGGCAGCGCTAAAGCAG acGCTCCTCTCGCTGTCCGTGTCGCTGTCCTACTACTGCATCGGGCTGGTGCGCGGCTACTCCGCACCGGCCGTCCCCTCCATGCACGCCACGGTGCCGGATCTGCTGCCGAGCAAGAGCATCGCCTCCTGGGTCAGCTCCATCCCACCGTTCGGTGCGTTCTTCGGCAGCCTGGTCGCGTTCCCGCTGATGCACCGGATCGGGCGCAAGTACACCGTGCTGATCGCGTCACCGCTGTGGGTCATCTCCTGGATACTGATCGCCACGGCGAACGATTGGCGCGTCCTGTTCGTCGCCCGCATGCTCTCCGGCTTCGGTGCCGGACTGTCCCTGCCCGCCGCCCAGGTGTACGTGAGCGAGTGTAGCGATCCGAAGATACGGGGCGTGATCGGTTCCCTGCCCGCACTGTCCATGTCGGTCGGCATACTGGTGATGTACATTATGGGGAAGTTTTTCCACTGGCGCGTGCTCGCCTGGATCTGCTGCGGGATGGCGTGCTGTCTCTTCCTGGCCGTTGCGTGCTTCCCCCAAAGTCCGGTTTGGCTGAAAACGCGCAAACAGTACGAGAAGGCACACTACTCCGCCAAGTGGCTCCATCTGCAGGGTTTCTCGATCGACCCGAAAGCGACCAGTGCGGTGGTGGAGCGGAAAGAGAAGCAGCATCCTTCACCCGCGGAACCCACaccgaaacccttctccaagGAAGCGCTACTACGCCGGGAGATTCTTATCCCCCTTGGCATTGGTTTGGTGCTGCTCTCGATCCAGCAGCTCAGTGGTATCGATGCGGTCGTGTTCTTCACGGTAGAGATCTTTCATGCGGCTGGATCGTCCATGGACGGTCATCTGGCAACGATCATCGTCGGCACGGTGCAGGTACTGAGCAATGGTGCGGCCCTGTTCGTTGTCGATCGGGCCGGTCGCAAACCGTTGCTCATCATGTCCGGGCTAATTATGTGCCTGGCGATGGCATCGATGGGTGCCGCCTTCCATCTAAACTCGATCGGTAACACCTGCTTCGGGTATCTGCCGGTCGTCAGCTTGATCGTGTTCATGGTCGGCTTCTCGATCGGGTTCGGTAGCATACCGTTTCTGCTGATGGGTGAGCTGTTCCCAACGGCACAGCGCAGTTTGCTCAGCTCACTGGCCGGTTCGTTCAATCTGGCCATGATGTTCACCGTCATCAAAACGTACCATCCACTGGAAGAT CTCATCACCACCTCCGGCACATTCCTGATGTACAGTGTGCTCTGCGCCCTGGGCGTGGTGTTCGTCATCACGTGCGTACCGGAAACGAAAGGCCGCGAGTTGGAAAGCATTCAGAAGCTGTTCGAACGTCGACCCCAACCCTGCTCCCAGCTGGAACTGGGAGGCGAAAAGGCAAGCCATGACAATCCCAGCTTTAGTGCGGCCGACGAAACAGTGCATCACCATTCCAAGTCGATCGATACAAAGTTGTAG